In one Mycobacterium sp. NBC_00419 genomic region, the following are encoded:
- a CDS encoding TetR family transcriptional regulator translates to MAVTSTFQRARRPEQLAARRTAILAAAREALAAGGVDEVTLRDISERVGLAKSNVLRYFESREAIFLEVLDEECRSWLVDLEQRLGRPRTRKPDYANEIRVADVIADSLVQRAMLCELLGAMAGVLERNISVEFARDFKVRAVQTIAELSGVVGRQLPWLAEEFVGFLGEGILSLVAGTYPFSVPTEPVRQAVQELGLPDPACRFADGLRAGLRTWLIGAAAQSPA, encoded by the coding sequence ATGGCTGTGACGTCGACCTTCCAGCGGGCCCGCCGGCCCGAGCAGCTGGCCGCCCGCCGCACGGCCATCCTGGCCGCCGCGCGCGAGGCGCTGGCTGCCGGCGGGGTCGACGAGGTCACCCTGCGCGATATCAGCGAACGGGTGGGCCTGGCCAAGTCGAACGTGCTGCGCTACTTCGAGAGCCGCGAAGCGATCTTCCTGGAGGTGCTCGACGAGGAGTGCCGGTCCTGGCTGGTAGACCTGGAGCAGCGCCTGGGTCGACCGCGCACCCGGAAACCGGATTACGCCAACGAGATTCGAGTAGCAGACGTTATCGCGGACTCGCTGGTGCAGCGCGCCATGCTGTGCGAGCTGCTGGGCGCGATGGCCGGGGTTCTGGAGCGCAACATCTCGGTCGAGTTCGCCAGGGACTTCAAGGTTCGGGCCGTGCAGACGATCGCCGAGCTCTCGGGCGTCGTCGGCAGGCAGCTGCCGTGGCTGGCCGAGGAGTTCGTGGGTTTCCTCGGCGAGGGCATTCTGTCGCTGGTGGCGGGCACGTATCCGTTCTCGGTGCCCACCGAGCCGGTGCGACAGGCGGTCCAGGAGCTCGGCCTTCCCGATCCGGCGTGCCGCTTCGCCGACGGCCTGCGCGCCGGTCTGCGAACCTGGCTGATTGGTGCGGCGGCCCAGAGCCCGGCGTGA
- a CDS encoding DUF1049 domain-containing protein — MSPDETKPSGGAVQRFALRYWLAILLVALAAVFIGQNRDRQQVHVLWITVESPMWLLLTAMLVVGVVVGLLLHRRRRA; from the coding sequence ATGTCACCTGACGAAACCAAGCCCTCCGGCGGCGCGGTGCAGCGTTTCGCGCTGCGTTACTGGCTGGCCATCCTGCTGGTGGCGCTCGCCGCGGTCTTCATCGGCCAGAACCGCGATCGCCAGCAGGTACATGTTCTGTGGATCACCGTGGAGTCACCGATGTGGCTGCTACTGACGGCGATGCTCGTTGTGGGCGTCGTCGTCGGTCTGCTGTTGCACCGCCGTCGCCGAGCCTGA
- a CDS encoding SAM-dependent methyltransferase, which translates to MDSATYTASSRLQAAGLRSAIELFEQAARTVPLPRAPQPIAIADYGAANGFNSLLPICAAIAIVRQRTRADHAILVAHTDVPDNDFTALFATLADDQDSYLKRDSATFASAVGRSFYAQILPSDSIALGWSSWAVHWLSRIPTPIPDHVQISYSCDEQARRAYARQAAEDWHEFVAFRGRELAPGGRLVVLTVGLEPDGGSGFRAAFDAIVTVLRELVDDGLVTGDETRRMSIPSMGRDEKDFRAPFAPSGRFEGLSIEHLEMFNAEDRFWSQYRTDKDARAFGAKWAGFLRASIFPTLAAALDGGVTDSRATEFVERLEAGVAAHLAAEPEQMSIPLAKLVLAKRDTST; encoded by the coding sequence ATGGACAGCGCCACCTACACCGCCTCCTCGCGCCTGCAGGCAGCCGGATTACGCTCTGCCATAGAACTTTTCGAGCAAGCCGCCCGAACCGTTCCGCTGCCCAGAGCACCACAGCCGATCGCGATCGCCGACTACGGCGCGGCCAACGGCTTCAACTCCCTGCTGCCCATCTGCGCGGCCATCGCGATCGTGCGGCAACGCACCCGCGCCGACCACGCCATCCTGGTAGCCCACACCGACGTCCCCGACAACGACTTCACCGCGCTGTTCGCCACGTTGGCCGACGACCAGGACAGCTACCTGAAGCGGGATTCCGCAACCTTCGCCTCAGCTGTCGGACGTTCGTTCTACGCGCAGATCCTGCCCTCGGACAGCATCGCTCTGGGCTGGAGTTCGTGGGCCGTGCACTGGCTGAGCCGGATACCGACCCCGATTCCCGACCACGTGCAAATCTCCTACAGCTGTGACGAGCAGGCGCGCCGCGCGTACGCCCGCCAGGCCGCCGAGGACTGGCACGAGTTCGTCGCGTTCCGCGGCCGCGAGTTGGCGCCAGGCGGTCGGCTGGTGGTGTTGACCGTCGGCCTCGAGCCCGATGGCGGCTCGGGGTTCCGGGCGGCGTTCGACGCGATCGTGACGGTGTTGCGAGAGTTGGTCGATGACGGCCTGGTCACCGGCGACGAGACCCGGCGGATGTCGATTCCGTCAATGGGCCGCGACGAGAAGGACTTCCGTGCGCCGTTCGCGCCCTCGGGGCGTTTCGAAGGCCTCTCGATCGAGCACCTGGAGATGTTCAACGCCGAGGACCGGTTCTGGTCGCAGTACCGCACCGACAAGGACGCGCGGGCATTCGGCGCGAAGTGGGCTGGGTTCCTTCGTGCCTCGATCTTCCCCACCCTGGCCGCGGCGCTGGACGGCGGCGTCACCGATTCGCGGGCAACCGAATTCGTCGAGCGCCTAGAAGCCGGGGTCGCCGCTCACCTGGCCGCCGAACCCGAGCAGATGTCGATCCCGCTGGCCAAACTCGTCCTGGCCAAGCGGGATACGTCAACCTGA
- a CDS encoding Hsp70 family protein, producing MTDHTKPAIGLSVGATTLAAVTPDRSVTRKPVLTLSGVTITDFVDRVGDPVGIVAPDGSAHPADRLLAEALRALAYEATAGRPLPGAAAITYPAHWGTRAVEALRRAVGRIPEWSAGPPLLMPDAAAAATALQADPGLPTRGIVALCDFGGSGTSVALLDASAGYRPIEAPLRHLDFSGDLVDQGVLAHVLAELSAGRTLDVTGTSAFGSLSRLRADCRAAKERLSTVSVTALPADLPGFVGDVRLTRTELDDVVRRPLADLVAAVHQLLERVGVRPADLVAVASIGGGAATPVITTTLSEHLRVPVVTVPRPALIPAIGAALRAARGPADDSPTALAAAPVVPVAAPAPQTGAALAWSAAPDVPEVRLPVAEPAVVPAVVVRPQIDFEHGPAEAVEVAQPWYRRPLPVVAAALLVIAMAGAATTVALRNDSSAAAPAQPTPSVTTAPPAESPTPAQLAAPVEQPPLRTVVQAPDPAPAPAPAPVVQTRVVQAPPVTTEAPPPPPPPPVTETATTTVVTTTVSTPPPVTETATVTAPPPPTQPPPVIPTIPAIPPIPTIPGLPQFFPQLSTSG from the coding sequence ATGACTGACCACACGAAACCGGCCATCGGCCTGTCGGTCGGTGCAACCACCCTGGCCGCGGTGACCCCGGACCGAAGTGTCACGCGCAAGCCGGTTCTCACGCTCTCCGGCGTGACGATCACCGACTTCGTCGACCGGGTCGGGGATCCGGTGGGTATCGTCGCGCCCGACGGGTCGGCGCATCCGGCGGACAGGTTGCTGGCTGAGGCCCTGCGCGCACTGGCCTACGAGGCGACCGCCGGACGGCCGCTGCCCGGGGCCGCCGCCATCACCTATCCCGCACATTGGGGAACCCGGGCCGTCGAGGCCCTGCGCCGCGCCGTCGGCCGCATCCCGGAATGGTCAGCAGGCCCACCACTGCTGATGCCCGATGCGGCCGCGGCGGCGACCGCCCTGCAGGCCGATCCCGGGCTGCCGACCCGCGGCATCGTCGCATTGTGCGACTTCGGCGGCAGCGGCACCTCGGTCGCCCTGCTCGATGCCTCGGCGGGTTACCGGCCCATCGAGGCGCCGCTTCGGCATCTGGACTTCTCGGGGGACCTGGTGGACCAGGGCGTGCTGGCCCACGTGCTCGCCGAACTGTCGGCCGGCCGGACGCTCGATGTCACCGGCACATCGGCCTTCGGATCGCTGAGCCGGTTACGGGCCGACTGCCGGGCCGCAAAAGAACGCCTCTCGACGGTCTCGGTCACGGCGTTGCCCGCCGACCTGCCGGGCTTTGTCGGCGACGTGCGGCTCACCCGCACCGAACTCGATGACGTGGTGCGCCGTCCGCTGGCCGACCTGGTGGCCGCGGTGCACCAGCTGCTCGAGCGCGTTGGGGTCCGGCCCGCCGATCTGGTGGCCGTCGCCTCGATCGGCGGCGGCGCGGCAACCCCGGTGATCACCACGACGCTCTCCGAACACCTGCGGGTGCCCGTCGTCACCGTGCCACGTCCGGCGCTCATCCCGGCGATCGGCGCCGCGCTGCGGGCTGCCCGCGGTCCGGCTGACGACAGTCCCACCGCACTGGCCGCTGCACCGGTGGTACCGGTCGCGGCGCCGGCGCCGCAGACCGGGGCGGCGCTGGCCTGGTCTGCGGCTCCTGACGTGCCAGAGGTCCGGTTGCCGGTGGCAGAGCCGGCTGTCGTGCCGGCTGTCGTCGTCCGTCCGCAGATCGACTTCGAACACGGTCCCGCCGAAGCGGTCGAGGTCGCACAGCCGTGGTACCGGCGACCGCTGCCGGTGGTGGCGGCGGCCCTGCTGGTGATCGCGATGGCCGGTGCCGCCACGACGGTTGCGCTGCGCAACGACAGCAGCGCCGCCGCGCCGGCACAGCCGACCCCGAGTGTCACCACCGCGCCACCAGCGGAGTCGCCAACGCCGGCGCAACTCGCGGCACCGGTCGAGCAGCCGCCGCTGCGGACCGTGGTGCAGGCACCGGACCCGGCGCCCGCTCCGGCGCCCGCTCCGGTGGTCCAGACCCGGGTGGTGCAGGCACCTCCGGTGACGACCGAGGCGCCGCCGCCACCACCGCCACCGCCGGTGACCGAGACCGCGACCACGACTGTCGTCACCACCACGGTGTCGACGCCGCCACCGGTCACCGAGACGGCCACCGTCACCGCGCCGCCACCACCGACTCAGCCGCCGCCGGTGATCCCGACCATTCCGGCCATTCCGCCCATCCCGACGATTCCCGGACTGCCGCAGTTCTTTCCGCAGCTCAGCACGTCAGGTTGA
- a CDS encoding SDR family oxidoreductase, translating to MADLSLTVPDLSGKLAVVTGANSGLGLGVTKRFAAAGAEVIMAIRNHAKGEAAAAEIRAAVPAAKLTLKNIDLSSLASVAALGVELNAEGRPIDILVNNAGVMQPPERDTTSDGFELQFGANHLGHFALTAHVLPLLRAAQSARVVSLSSLAARLGGINFDDPNFERSYSANAAYSQSKSATLMFAIELDRLSRQHGWGVMSNAAHPGLCKTNLQISGPSHGRDKPTAIARFYQFSWRYMPFMWQEVDEGIIPTLYAAVDPNAQGGKFYGPTGFMEMVGGGAKEGKILPRATDAEGCRRLWQISEKLTGVSYPNN from the coding sequence ATGGCTGACCTCTCCCTCACCGTTCCCGACCTGTCCGGAAAACTCGCCGTCGTCACCGGCGCCAACAGCGGCCTTGGCCTCGGCGTGACCAAACGCTTCGCCGCCGCCGGCGCCGAGGTGATCATGGCGATCCGCAACCACGCCAAGGGCGAAGCCGCGGCCGCCGAGATCCGCGCCGCCGTCCCGGCCGCGAAGCTGACCCTCAAGAACATCGACCTGTCCTCGCTGGCCAGCGTCGCCGCCCTCGGCGTGGAACTCAACGCCGAGGGACGCCCGATCGACATCCTCGTCAACAACGCCGGTGTTATGCAGCCACCCGAGCGCGACACCACCTCCGACGGCTTCGAGCTTCAGTTCGGCGCCAACCATCTGGGCCATTTCGCTCTGACCGCCCACGTCCTGCCGCTGCTGCGGGCCGCCCAGAGTGCCCGCGTCGTGTCGCTGAGCAGCCTGGCCGCCCGGCTCGGCGGCATCAACTTCGACGATCCCAACTTCGAACGCAGCTACTCGGCCAACGCCGCCTACTCGCAGTCCAAGAGCGCGACGCTGATGTTCGCCATCGAACTCGACCGGCTCAGCCGCCAGCACGGCTGGGGCGTGATGTCCAACGCCGCTCACCCCGGCCTGTGCAAGACCAACCTGCAGATCAGCGGACCGTCACACGGGCGGGACAAGCCCACCGCCATCGCGCGGTTCTACCAGTTCAGCTGGCGCTACATGCCGTTCATGTGGCAGGAGGTCGACGAGGGCATCATCCCGACCCTGTACGCCGCGGTCGACCCGAACGCCCAGGGCGGCAAGTTCTACGGACCCACCGGATTCATGGAGATGGTCGGCGGCGGGGCCAAGGAGGGCAAGATCCTGCCCCGCGCCACCGACGCCGAGGGCTGCCGCCGGCTCTGGCAGATCTCCGAGAAGCTCACCGGGGTGAGTTATCCGAACAATTGA
- a CDS encoding SHOCT domain-containing protein, with protein sequence MKGTWSVSRIMAVCGIITMLVGGIGFIIVMALNAFVLDEFDAYGEVPIPGSGQVELPAGEVQISFHTSVTGSTSGSFPVPALKLSIIPPDGAADPVLTESRSGTTTVNSDTHLRIWTAQVPVAGVYGIRTGGDVNGYINPRLAFGHESDYDYLHWVFAAIFGVGLLDVLLSRVFKRMRGGGSPGVGLQDLPTALAPVDPFTPTDQGVRLEQLKTIAALRDSGALTEAEFEAEKRRILKG encoded by the coding sequence ATGAAGGGCACCTGGTCGGTCTCGCGCATCATGGCCGTCTGCGGAATCATCACGATGCTTGTTGGCGGGATCGGGTTCATCATCGTGATGGCACTCAACGCGTTCGTCCTCGACGAGTTCGACGCCTACGGCGAGGTTCCGATCCCGGGATCGGGTCAGGTCGAGCTGCCTGCCGGTGAGGTGCAGATCAGCTTCCACACCTCGGTGACCGGGTCGACCTCGGGAAGTTTCCCGGTGCCCGCGTTGAAGCTGAGCATCATCCCGCCCGACGGTGCAGCGGATCCGGTGCTCACCGAAAGCCGCAGTGGTACAACGACGGTCAACAGCGACACCCATCTGCGGATCTGGACCGCACAGGTTCCGGTGGCAGGCGTCTACGGGATTCGGACGGGTGGCGACGTCAACGGCTACATCAACCCGCGGCTGGCGTTCGGGCACGAGAGTGACTACGACTATCTGCACTGGGTGTTCGCCGCGATCTTCGGGGTGGGGTTGCTCGACGTGCTCCTGTCGCGGGTGTTCAAGCGCATGCGCGGCGGCGGATCGCCGGGCGTGGGCCTTCAGGACCTGCCCACCGCCCTCGCGCCCGTCGACCCGTTTACCCCGACCGATCAGGGCGTACGGCTCGAGCAGCTGAAAACTATTGCTGCGTTGCGCGATTCGGGTGCCCTGACCGAGGCGGAATTCGAGGCGGAGAAG